The following are encoded in a window of Variovorax paradoxus genomic DNA:
- a CDS encoding sugar ABC transporter ATP-binding protein yields the protein MSTPAALLELRGIAKRFGASRALSGVDFSLQAGEIHALCGENGAGKSTLMNIIDGIHQPDEGTIALHGNTVVIDGPAHAMRLGIGLVHQEIALCADATVAENIFMPEINAGHQAWMNFSALNTRAAKVLARLGQDIDPAALVRDLSISNQQLVEIAKALTLDCKVLILDEPTAALTDNESAALFRVLHDLKAQGIGIIYISHRMAEIFTHCDRATVLRDGRNVHSGPLEGMTPDELVRRMVGRDLGNYYPPKQSAAADDANAGPVLEVDNIADDDRVHGISFTLKRGEILGIAGLMGAGRSELAETVCGLRPARRGAVRLNGKTLSIRKYSDALREGIAYLSEDRKEAGVFLDLPIAQNISSMALRRVSSAWGLLQRATEHRLAVQLGAKLNLKSDGVAIEVSSLSGGNQQKVAIAKLLATQPAVLLMDEPTRGVDVGAKSEIHHILRDLADQGVGVVVISSELPEIIGLCDRALVIREGRLAGELAHDEMTEEALLRLASGLCEPEEAMA from the coding sequence GTGAGCACCCCTGCCGCATTGCTTGAACTGCGCGGCATCGCGAAGCGCTTCGGCGCTTCGCGCGCCCTCTCGGGCGTGGACTTCTCGCTGCAGGCCGGCGAGATCCACGCCCTGTGCGGCGAGAACGGCGCGGGGAAGTCGACGCTGATGAACATCATCGACGGCATCCACCAGCCCGACGAAGGCACCATCGCGCTGCACGGGAACACCGTGGTCATCGACGGCCCCGCGCACGCGATGCGCCTGGGCATCGGCCTGGTGCACCAGGAAATCGCCCTGTGCGCCGACGCCACCGTGGCCGAGAACATCTTCATGCCGGAAATCAACGCCGGCCACCAGGCGTGGATGAACTTCTCCGCCTTGAACACGCGCGCCGCCAAGGTGCTGGCGCGCCTGGGCCAGGACATCGACCCGGCCGCGCTCGTGCGCGACCTGAGCATTTCGAACCAGCAGCTGGTGGAGATCGCCAAGGCGCTCACGCTGGACTGCAAGGTGCTCATCCTCGACGAGCCCACCGCCGCCCTCACCGACAACGAATCGGCCGCGCTCTTCCGCGTGCTGCACGACCTCAAGGCGCAGGGCATCGGCATCATCTACATCAGCCATCGCATGGCCGAGATCTTCACGCACTGCGACCGCGCCACCGTGCTGCGCGACGGACGCAACGTGCACAGCGGCCCGCTCGAAGGCATGACGCCCGACGAGCTGGTGCGTCGCATGGTCGGGCGCGACCTGGGCAACTACTACCCGCCCAAGCAATCCGCCGCGGCTGACGACGCGAACGCCGGCCCTGTGCTCGAAGTCGACAACATCGCCGACGACGACCGCGTGCACGGCATCTCCTTCACGCTGAAGCGTGGCGAGATCCTCGGCATTGCCGGGTTGATGGGCGCCGGGCGCAGCGAGCTGGCCGAAACCGTGTGCGGCCTGCGCCCCGCGCGGCGCGGTGCGGTGCGGCTCAACGGCAAGACGCTGTCGATCCGCAAGTACAGCGACGCGCTGCGCGAAGGCATCGCCTACCTCAGCGAAGACCGCAAGGAGGCGGGCGTGTTCCTCGACCTGCCGATTGCGCAGAACATCTCGTCGATGGCGCTGCGCCGCGTCAGCTCGGCCTGGGGCCTGTTGCAGCGCGCGACCGAGCACCGGCTCGCGGTGCAGCTGGGCGCCAAGCTCAACCTGAAGTCGGACGGCGTGGCGATCGAGGTGTCGAGCCTGTCGGGCGGCAACCAGCAGAAGGTGGCGATCGCCAAGCTGCTGGCCACGCAACCCGCGGTGCTGCTGATGGACGAGCCCACGCGCGGCGTGGACGTGGGCGCGAAATCCGAGATTCACCACATCCTGCGCGACCTGGCCGACCAGGGCGTGGGCGTGGTGGTGATCTCTTCCGAACTGCCCGAGATCATCGGCCTGTGCGACCGCGCACTGGTGATCCGCGAAGGGCGATTGGCGGGCGAACTGGCCCATGACGAGATGACGGAGGAAGCCCTGCTGCGGCTGGCCTCCGGACTTTGCGAACCCGAAGAGGCAATGGCATGA
- a CDS encoding ABC transporter permease, with product MNFPTRIDAGAAATATATAGSLQPRRTGDPVKQSNKLTSMREAGLVLIILALCVAMSFASPYFLTWDNVRAMLLSFSIEGIVVVGMTILLIVGGIDLSVGSVVCFAMVVTGKLFLMGMDPWLASLVAIGASGLIGAMIGGCVTRIGLNHFIASLAFMVIVRGLCLALTQGTPQSLFSLPAEFKFIGQGTLFGVPAVILIFLAIVIVSDFVLRRSTLLRRVFYTGSNEKAALYAGIRVGRVKFWVTVLCSASAGLAGVIYTARFGAATPTFGMGMELNVIAAAVIGGASLKGGSGTVLGAVLGLALLSVVTSSLILLDVSPYWQDVIKGLILLAAVTIDHILNTRKTKR from the coding sequence ATGAACTTTCCGACCAGAATCGATGCAGGCGCTGCGGCCACGGCCACGGCCACAGCCGGCTCCCTGCAACCCCGCCGAACAGGAGACCCCGTGAAGCAGAGCAACAAGCTCACGAGCATGCGCGAGGCCGGGCTGGTGCTGATCATCCTGGCGCTGTGCGTCGCGATGAGCTTCGCATCGCCCTACTTCCTCACCTGGGACAACGTGCGCGCGATGCTGCTGTCCTTCTCCATCGAAGGCATCGTGGTGGTGGGCATGACCATCCTGCTCATCGTCGGCGGCATCGACCTGTCGGTGGGCTCGGTGGTGTGCTTTGCGATGGTGGTGACCGGCAAGCTCTTTCTCATGGGCATGGACCCGTGGCTCGCAAGCCTGGTGGCCATTGGCGCCAGCGGCCTCATCGGCGCCATGATCGGCGGCTGCGTCACGCGCATCGGGCTGAACCACTTCATCGCCTCGCTGGCCTTCATGGTGATCGTGCGGGGCCTGTGCCTGGCGCTCACGCAGGGCACGCCGCAGTCGCTGTTCTCGCTGCCGGCCGAGTTCAAGTTCATCGGCCAGGGCACGCTGTTCGGCGTGCCGGCCGTCATCTTGATCTTCCTGGCCATCGTGATCGTGAGCGACTTCGTGCTGCGCCGCTCGACCCTGCTGCGCCGCGTGTTCTACACCGGCAGCAACGAGAAGGCCGCGCTGTACGCCGGCATCCGCGTGGGCCGCGTGAAGTTCTGGGTCACGGTGCTGTGCTCCGCCTCGGCGGGCCTGGCCGGCGTGATCTACACGGCGCGCTTCGGCGCCGCCACGCCGACCTTCGGCATGGGCATGGAACTCAACGTGATTGCCGCGGCCGTGATCGGCGGCGCCAGCCTCAAAGGCGGCTCGGGCACCGTGCTCGGCGCCGTGCTCGGCCTGGCCCTGCTGTCGGTGGTGACCAGCTCGCTGATCCTGCTCGACGTATCGCCTTACTGGCAGGACGTGATCAAGGGCTTGATCCTGCTCGCGGCCGTGACCATCGACCACATCCTGAACACCCGAAAGACCAAGCGATGA
- a CDS encoding aldo/keto reductase: MQMKKTTLGPSGIESSAIGLGTWAMGGWMWGGGDNAAAVIAIQASLDAGVNLIDTAPAYGLGRSESIVGTALKGRRHEAVIATKCGLVWHTQQGTHFFEEDGHPVYRYLGRDSIFHECEESLKRLQTDYIDLYITHWQDHTTPVAETMDALLALKKQGKIRAIGVSNATPEILSEYLTHGPVDAAQELYSLIDRGIETTLAPLCAEHNVAVLGYSSLALGLLAGPIDPAREFKGDDQRATNPRFSEANRAKLKAFFDTLEPLRTHLGCSFGQMMIAWTIARGTVSVALCGARVRQQAIENAGAGAVVLDGEALQLIDAAAKRHLDALA, translated from the coding sequence ATGCAGATGAAGAAAACCACCCTGGGCCCCTCGGGCATCGAAAGCTCGGCCATCGGCCTGGGCACCTGGGCCATGGGCGGATGGATGTGGGGCGGCGGCGACAACGCAGCCGCCGTGATCGCCATCCAGGCCTCGCTCGATGCGGGCGTGAACCTGATCGACACCGCACCGGCCTACGGCCTGGGCCGCTCCGAGAGCATCGTCGGCACCGCGCTCAAGGGCCGTCGCCACGAGGCCGTGATCGCCACCAAGTGCGGCCTGGTGTGGCACACGCAGCAGGGCACGCACTTCTTCGAGGAAGACGGCCACCCGGTGTACCGCTACCTCGGGCGCGACTCGATCTTTCATGAATGCGAAGAGAGCCTGAAGCGCCTGCAGACCGACTACATCGACCTGTACATCACGCACTGGCAGGACCACACGACGCCCGTGGCCGAGACCATGGACGCGCTGCTGGCCCTCAAGAAGCAGGGAAAGATCCGCGCCATCGGCGTGAGCAACGCGACGCCCGAGATTCTTTCGGAGTACCTGACGCACGGCCCGGTCGATGCGGCGCAGGAGCTCTACAGCCTCATCGACCGCGGGATCGAGACCACGCTGGCGCCGCTGTGCGCCGAGCACAACGTGGCGGTGCTGGGCTACTCGTCGCTGGCGCTGGGCCTGCTGGCCGGCCCCATCGACCCCGCGCGCGAGTTCAAGGGCGACGACCAGCGCGCCACCAACCCGCGCTTCAGCGAAGCCAACCGCGCCAAGCTCAAGGCCTTCTTCGACACGCTGGAGCCGCTGCGCACGCACCTGGGCTGCTCGTTCGGCCAGATGATGATCGCCTGGACCATCGCACGCGGCACCGTCTCGGTGGCGCTGTGCGGCGCGCGCGTGCGCCAGCAGGCGATTGAAAACGCCGGCGCCGGTGCGGTCGTGCTCGACGGCGAAGCGCTGCAGCTCATCGACGCTGCGGCCAAGCGCCACCTGGACGCGCTCGCCTGA
- a CDS encoding class I fructose-bisphosphate aldolase: protein MSKDKTARLNRLLHNGRCLDIALDHGVCNEPTFLDGLEDMPGVIDKLVAARPDAIQLNYGQSDLLQNRPGRERPALVMRLDMGNPYNAVHHRVMWAVLQNQDDPVLPAVQMDAACVVVNLFMLPDEPDLFRQCVQNIARVRADCDRYGMPLMIEPLVMQAPTATSRYMVDGDAEKIVTLTRLAREMGADIVKADPTTDATDFHRVVQAARCPVLVRGGGREDLQQVFARSRVLMDQGAVGMVYGRNVYQHANPSAVVSALMAMIHNDASAEAAWAIYESGGVK, encoded by the coding sequence ATGTCGAAAGACAAGACCGCGCGGCTCAACCGCCTGCTGCACAACGGCCGCTGCCTGGACATCGCCCTCGACCACGGCGTGTGCAACGAGCCCACCTTCCTCGACGGCCTGGAGGACATGCCCGGCGTGATCGACAAGCTCGTGGCCGCCCGGCCCGATGCGATCCAGCTCAACTACGGGCAGTCCGACCTGCTGCAGAACCGCCCCGGCCGCGAGCGCCCCGCGCTGGTGATGCGCCTGGACATGGGCAACCCCTACAACGCCGTGCACCACCGCGTGATGTGGGCCGTGCTGCAGAACCAGGACGACCCGGTGCTGCCGGCCGTGCAGATGGACGCGGCCTGCGTGGTCGTCAACCTGTTCATGCTGCCCGACGAGCCCGACCTGTTCCGCCAGTGCGTGCAGAACATCGCCCGCGTGCGCGCCGACTGCGACCGCTACGGCATGCCGCTGATGATCGAGCCGCTGGTGATGCAGGCGCCCACGGCCACCAGCCGCTACATGGTGGACGGCGACGCCGAAAAGATCGTCACGCTCACGCGCCTGGCGCGCGAGATGGGCGCCGACATCGTCAAGGCCGACCCCACCACCGACGCCACCGATTTCCACCGCGTGGTGCAGGCCGCGCGCTGCCCCGTGCTCGTGCGCGGCGGCGGACGCGAAGACCTGCAGCAGGTGTTCGCGCGTTCGCGCGTGCTCATGGACCAGGGCGCGGTCGGCATGGTGTACGGCCGCAACGTCTACCAGCACGCCAACCCCTCGGCGGTGGTGAGCGCACTGATGGCCATGATCCACAACGATGCCAGCGCCGAAGCGGCCTGGGCCATCTACGAATCGGGCGGCGTGAAATAA